GTATCACTTCCTGGAACTTATCCCTTATCATCATCACAGAATGATCAACCGAATTGTTATCTACAACAAATATTTCTGCTTCAATGCCTTGAATAGCCTTACGCACAGACAAAAGACATTGCTCCAGAAAATGCTTAACGTTGTAGTTAACAATAACGACCGATAGCTTCATCCTTATTCGATTGTTCTGTTGCTCAAGTGTTCATCATCATCTCCAACCTGAGTGCCTGGTTATTCCCCTATCTCCCAGTCTGCAAAATTTTCGATGACTACATTCGTTTTGGGTTGTGTTGTAAAGGATTCATTCGAGTTATATGTCCATCCCATGGTTTCGGATCCTCCACCACTCTGTGTTGTGACCAGATAGCGGTTCGACAGGTTGCCGATATACATTGCCTGGTTTCTTGGTGTATCCTGGTCGCCACCACTTGGATCAATGGGAATCCATCCATAATTAGGCAGGTAAACCTCTACCCAACGATGAAAGACATCATCCATTGCTGTTGCATCGCCTCTGACAACCACCGCTCCCACATATCGGGCAGGCAAACCTGCTGCCCTGCACATGGATATATAAACAAAAGAATATTCCGAACAGGATCCATTCCCACGTGCCAGTACGGTCGGGGCAGTATTCCAGCCTCCAACCATCTCGTAATACATGTTTTCAATTAAATAATTGAAAATCTTTCGCGCGATCCAATAGGCATTCTTCTCATCACCAACTACCTTTTTTACAGCGTCCTGAATGACCGGATGATGTATCTGGTATTTTTCATTGTCCTCCAGGTAGAGAGCACTGATGTCAGCGGGAATTTCATCAATTGTGCCAATTTTATCCGGAAAAAGAAAATACCGTATCTGATATATCCTGGCTTCAGTTGTCATCACAACCTCTCTGTTCTCACCCGGTGAAATGTTTTCAAAGCGATAATGGGCGGTTTTTTGCCCCCATTTATCTGTTATGATATCTGAATATTTTGGCAGGCAGGTGGGCTCCCCGATTATTTCCTGGTTATCCCTGCTTATTGGAATTGCCAGATGAACATCCTCAGTCAATACAGTTCCGGGACCGAAGTTTGTAGTCAGGTGGGTGTAGATTATCCGTGCATTTCGCTCATTCATACGAACAAACTTTTCGTCATCGTTAACAATCAATTGGAAAAGATTATTGCTTTGGTCATCTAATGCCCAGAGATATGTTCCATCGAAGCATAGATCAGTAATAAACTCACCAGGAGCTTCTGTGATGAGAAGTACGCAACCCTTTTCCGGATCTACCATATAAATTTCATCTACCATCCGGTCAGATACCCAGATATATTTCCCGTCAAACGCCAGTCCCCGTGGATCCCCTGAAGGTGCTTTGAAGGATCGTATGGTTGTTCCATCTTCCGGGCTGAATTGAATGATCTCGCCGGCATCACTATCAACGCACCAAAGATATTTTCCATCCCAGGCAAGCCCCCGGGGTGTTGATGAAGGCGATTGTATCGTTGTTAATATATTACCATTTCCTGGATTAAGACGGTAGATTTTCCCGTTATAATTCTCTGCAAGAGGAATCCCACCTTTTATATCAGCATTCCACAAGCCCTGTCCATCCCAGGCAAGACCGGTCGGCCAGTAACCAGGTGTGGGTATACTGGCTAGAATTTTCCCATCAGTAGGATCTATACAATACAACTTGTCATCCTTGCGATCTGCCACCCACAGGTTTTTACCGTCATAAGTAACTCCTGTTCCGAAATTTCCGGGAGTTTTAATGGATCTGACAACCTCTCCCGTGTAGGCCAGGGATGCAAAAGGGATAATAATGCTACCAATGGAATAAAGTACTAAGTGTTGAAATTTCATTTATCGTAAATTTTAATGTGAGTTCAAAGATAAGGAAATTTAATGTTGAAAATCTCCGCCCAACTTATGTGAATTAGCTGAATTTTGCTTTTTGGTATATTATAGGGAAATTTGCAGCATCATGAAAACTAAACAAGGACAGACGGACAGAATCAAGATTATTACCCTGGGATGCCCGAAAAATAAGGTGGATTCGGAAATTTTAATGCGACAGCTTCAAGCCGGGAGGATTCCTGTACTCAATGAATTTTCTGAAGAGACAGGAGATATTATCCTCATCAATACCTGCGGGTTTATACATGATGCGAAAGAGGAATCGATCGATATCATTTTGCAATATTTAAAGGCCAAAGAAAAAGGATACGTCAGGAAGGTCATTGTCATGGGGTGCCTCGCCCAAAGATATCAGAGTGAGTTGCAGAAAGAATTACCTGAAATTGATGGACTGTTTGGCGTTAACCAGCTTGAAAATATTCTGGCATCACTTGGTGCTGATTACAAAAAAGAACTTATCGGAGAACGTGTCCTGACAACTCCGTCACACTATGCCTACCTTAAAGTATCTGAAGGTTGTGACCGCCAGTGTTCGTTTTGCGCCATACCATCAATCCGTGGGAGACATGCATCAAAACCTTTGGATGATATACTAAGAGAAGCTGAATGGTTAGCTTCATCTGGAGTAAAAGAGCTGATCCTTATTGCCCAGGATCTTACCTATTATGGTCTTGATTTATTCAAAAAGCGAACACTGCCCGAACTGGTGGATAAACTATCCCAAATTGCAGGTATACAATGGATCAGGCTGCATTATACATATCCGGCTGGATTTCCTGTAGAACTATTAGATGTCATGAAAAAACATGACCAGATCTGTAAATATATTGACATGCCTGTGCAACACATAAGCAATCGCATTCTTACTTCGATGAAAAGGACAATTTCGGCCAGGGAAACTTGGAATCTACTGACATTGATACGGAAAACACTGCCCGATGCCGCCATCAGAACAACCCTCATTTTAGGCTATCCTGGTGAAACTGAAAAAGAATTTAATGAATTAAGCTCTTTTATCAAGGATTTTCGTTTTGACCGTCTTGGCGTATTCACCTATTCGCATGAAGAAAACACTCCGGCATTCAAGCTGATTGATGATATTCCGCTTGAAGTAAAAAAGAAGAGAGCTGATGAGATCATGCAAATCCAGGAAGTCATATCTTTAGAATTAAACAATAATAAAATTGGAAAAACTTTTAAAATCGTTATCGATAGAAAAGAAGGCGATTATTTCATCGGAAGAACTGAATATGATTCACCGGAGATAGATAATGAAGTTCTCATCAAAGCTGACTCGTTTAAATTGACAACAGGGCAGTTCTATCCCGTTCGAATAACTGATGCAGATAGTTTTGATTTATTTGGTGAGGTTAGATAATCATAAAGTACTGCCATTTTTTTGAATGCTTATTAATTTCTATTAATTTCGACTTTTCAAATAACTAAAACTTTCGGAGATGAAAAAACATATTTTTCTTCTGGGTTTTACTTTGTTGGCCTTCATTAGTCTTCAGGCTCAGGCCACTGCAAATGCTTTTTCCGATACAATTAACAGAATGGATAAAAACAATGTAAAGCAGGGATATTGGGACGAAGAAAATAATAAGATGTTATATAGTGGCATCTACCTGAATGGATTGAAAGAAGGGCAATGGATTACACGGTTCAGTGATGGAACACTGAACAAAATTGAAAATTACAAGCATGGTGAAAAGGATGGATTATCCATAACTATTGACCAGAGAGGCTATTTTCTTAACGAAGAAAATTACAGGAACGGGAAATTGCATGGCCGCCAGGTCAGCTATTTCAGAGGGGGAGTGAAACAATCGGTGATATATTATTATAATGGGCTTTATAATGGACTAAAACAGGTTTTCTATGAAAACTCCCCCGGAAAACTTATGGAAGAAACCGAGTATGATAATGGGAATAAAGATGGCTTCTCCAAATGGTATGACCAGGATGGTCATCTTCTGGCAGAATACAATTATTCCAATAGCCTCCTCGACGGGATTCAGAAAACCTACT
This genomic stretch from Bacteroidota bacterium harbors:
- a CDS encoding PQQ-binding-like beta-propeller repeat protein codes for the protein MKFQHLVLYSIGSIIIPFASLAYTGEVVRSIKTPGNFGTGVTYDGKNLWVADRKDDKLYCIDPTDGKILASIPTPGYWPTGLAWDGQGLWNADIKGGIPLAENYNGKIYRLNPGNGNILTTIQSPSSTPRGLAWDGKYLWCVDSDAGEIIQFSPEDGTTIRSFKAPSGDPRGLAFDGKYIWVSDRMVDEIYMVDPEKGCVLLITEAPGEFITDLCFDGTYLWALDDQSNNLFQLIVNDDEKFVRMNERNARIIYTHLTTNFGPGTVLTEDVHLAIPISRDNQEIIGEPTCLPKYSDIITDKWGQKTAHYRFENISPGENREVVMTTEARIYQIRYFLFPDKIGTIDEIPADISALYLEDNEKYQIHHPVIQDAVKKVVGDEKNAYWIARKIFNYLIENMYYEMVGGWNTAPTVLARGNGSCSEYSFVYISMCRAAGLPARYVGAVVVRGDATAMDDVFHRWVEVYLPNYGWIPIDPSGGDQDTPRNQAMYIGNLSNRYLVTTQSGGGSETMGWTYNSNESFTTQPKTNVVIENFADWEIGE
- the rimO gene encoding 30S ribosomal protein S12 methylthiotransferase RimO — protein: MKTKQGQTDRIKIITLGCPKNKVDSEILMRQLQAGRIPVLNEFSEETGDIILINTCGFIHDAKEESIDIILQYLKAKEKGYVRKVIVMGCLAQRYQSELQKELPEIDGLFGVNQLENILASLGADYKKELIGERVLTTPSHYAYLKVSEGCDRQCSFCAIPSIRGRHASKPLDDILREAEWLASSGVKELILIAQDLTYYGLDLFKKRTLPELVDKLSQIAGIQWIRLHYTYPAGFPVELLDVMKKHDQICKYIDMPVQHISNRILTSMKRTISARETWNLLTLIRKTLPDAAIRTTLILGYPGETEKEFNELSSFIKDFRFDRLGVFTYSHEENTPAFKLIDDIPLEVKKKRADEIMQIQEVISLELNNNKIGKTFKIVIDRKEGDYFIGRTEYDSPEIDNEVLIKADSFKLTTGQFYPVRITDADSFDLFGEVR
- a CDS encoding toxin-antitoxin system YwqK family antitoxin → MKKHIFLLGFTLLAFISLQAQATANAFSDTINRMDKNNVKQGYWDEENNKMLYSGIYLNGLKEGQWITRFSDGTLNKIENYKHGEKDGLSITIDQRGYFLNEENYRNGKLHGRQVSYFRGGVKQSVIYYYNGLYNGLKQVFYENSPGKLMEETEYDNGNKDGFSKWYDQDGHLLAEYNYSNSLLDGIQKTYYASGKPMTEEQYATGVPVGEYKEYFENGKMKNHGQYLNGKRNGIWNECDTIGNIIKAVKYKNGIEAK